In Desulfobulbus oralis, one DNA window encodes the following:
- a CDS encoding Hsp20/alpha crystallin family protein: MDRFSKNVLKELAQMHLQQSGRVVRSMSIARMIPAGGSGWQPAVDIYEAEGAFLLYAEIAGATAETLEVAVDATSIHIRGLRQLADPPDIARVHQLEMELGPFARSLPLPGPVDLDAVRSTYKNGMLKVVLPKRRQNIKTTILIQSGD, from the coding sequence ATGGATCGGTTCAGTAAAAACGTGTTGAAGGAACTGGCGCAGATGCATCTGCAACAGAGCGGCCGCGTGGTGCGCAGCATGTCCATTGCCCGCATGATCCCGGCGGGCGGCAGCGGCTGGCAGCCGGCGGTGGACATCTATGAGGCGGAGGGTGCCTTTCTGCTCTATGCGGAAATCGCCGGAGCCACGGCAGAGACCCTGGAGGTCGCGGTGGACGCTACGAGCATACACATCAGGGGCCTGCGCCAGCTCGCCGACCCGCCGGACATTGCCCGCGTGCACCAACTGGAGATGGAGCTTGGCCCCTTTGCCCGCAGCCTGCCCCTGCCCGGGCCGGTGGATCTCGACGCGGTTCGTTCCACGTACAAAAACGGGATGCTCAAAGTGGTGCTGCCCAAACGCCGCCAGAACATCAAAACCACCATCCTCATTCAGTCCGGAGACTAA
- the lon gene encoding endopeptidase La, which yields MASEEKEVQQRAAVNPGELAVPEVLPLLPLQGFVFYPGMGFPLQVASPTSRALVDDALLGRRLIGLVPVRTEQQDDSALHAEDFYRVGVVGYVHKINKEQNLYQILVSGTRKFAIESIVQETPYLRARVHEVPMDTVAATENRQIEALLFNIKSQFKKLVAATELPQELVSTADSLDNPFYVAYLVASQLHLKLPAEQEILEIEPLEELLRRVAAELHRRMETVQMSQQLQDTMKKDMDKRQREFYLRQQLAAIRKELGEDEDDKAELRELREKIEAKRLPEHARAAADRELGRLERISPASPEYSIARSYLDWILDLPWLESSPEALDLDKARSDLDADHSGLEKIKKRILEFLAVRKLKADLHGPILCFVGPPGVGKTSLGQSIARTLGRNFVRIALGGVHDEAEIRGHRRTYVGALPGRIIASLKKAGSNNPVFLLDEVDKLAHDYHGDPSSALLEVLDPEQNATFTDHYLAMEFDLSRVMFIATANVLDAIPGPLRDRMEIVELSGYTRDEKATIAQKHLVPKQLAIHGLDHGELVIRDEAVLELIDFYTREAGVRGLEREIAALCRGAAAKIAGGHRDSLAIGAEEVSGYLGPQRFIPEMKTRTWGPGLATGLAWTPVGGEILFIESSKMPGSGRLSLTGKLGEVMKESANAALTYIRAHAEMLGLDPHMFADIDLHVHVPEGAIPKDGPSAGLAMVASLYSALSGASVRQDLAMTGEITLRGDILAVGGISEKVLAALRAGIRELVLPPPNEKDVMEIPAEIRKDVTCHYLHTIREALDILFTDAPFKTETK from the coding sequence ATGGCAAGCGAAGAAAAGGAAGTGCAACAAAGGGCCGCAGTGAACCCCGGAGAGCTGGCCGTACCCGAAGTGCTGCCCCTCCTGCCGCTGCAGGGCTTTGTCTTCTATCCGGGCATGGGCTTTCCGCTGCAGGTGGCGAGCCCGACGTCCCGGGCGCTGGTGGACGACGCCCTGCTGGGCAGGCGGCTGATCGGCCTCGTGCCGGTCAGAACCGAACAGCAGGACGACAGCGCCCTGCATGCAGAGGACTTCTATCGGGTGGGGGTGGTCGGCTATGTGCACAAGATCAACAAAGAACAGAACCTGTACCAGATTCTGGTGAGTGGCACGCGCAAGTTCGCCATCGAATCCATTGTCCAGGAAACGCCCTATCTGCGCGCCCGGGTGCACGAGGTGCCGATGGACACCGTCGCTGCGACGGAAAACCGGCAGATCGAGGCCCTGCTCTTCAACATCAAGAGCCAGTTCAAAAAACTGGTGGCAGCCACCGAACTGCCGCAGGAGCTGGTGAGCACGGCGGACAGTCTGGACAATCCCTTTTACGTGGCCTATCTGGTGGCCTCGCAGTTGCACCTGAAGCTGCCGGCAGAGCAGGAAATTCTGGAGATCGAGCCCCTGGAGGAGCTGCTCCGCCGTGTGGCCGCCGAGCTGCACCGGCGTATGGAAACCGTGCAGATGAGCCAGCAGTTGCAGGACACCATGAAAAAAGACATGGACAAGCGGCAGCGGGAATTCTATCTGCGCCAGCAGTTGGCCGCCATCCGCAAGGAGCTGGGCGAGGATGAAGACGACAAGGCGGAACTCAGGGAACTGCGCGAAAAGATAGAGGCCAAGCGCCTGCCTGAGCACGCCCGGGCCGCGGCGGACCGGGAGCTGGGCAGGCTGGAGCGGATCTCTCCGGCCTCGCCGGAGTACAGCATTGCGCGCAGCTATCTGGACTGGATTCTGGACCTGCCCTGGCTGGAATCCAGCCCGGAGGCCCTGGATCTGGACAAGGCCAGATCGGATCTGGACGCCGATCATTCGGGCCTCGAAAAGATCAAAAAGCGCATTCTGGAATTTCTCGCGGTGCGCAAGCTCAAGGCCGATCTGCACGGACCGATTCTCTGCTTTGTCGGCCCGCCGGGGGTGGGCAAGACCTCGCTCGGTCAGAGCATAGCCCGCACCCTGGGCCGGAACTTCGTGCGCATCGCGCTGGGCGGCGTACATGACGAGGCCGAGATTCGCGGCCACCGCCGCACCTATGTGGGCGCCCTGCCCGGCCGCATTATCGCAAGCCTCAAGAAAGCGGGCAGCAACAATCCGGTCTTTCTGCTGGACGAAGTGGACAAGCTCGCGCACGACTACCATGGCGATCCTTCCTCCGCACTCCTCGAGGTGCTCGACCCGGAGCAGAACGCGACCTTTACCGATCACTATCTGGCCATGGAATTCGATCTCTCCAGGGTCATGTTCATTGCCACGGCCAATGTGCTGGATGCCATTCCCGGCCCGCTCCGCGACCGCATGGAGATTGTGGAACTCTCCGGCTACACCAGGGACGAAAAGGCCACCATCGCCCAAAAGCACCTGGTGCCCAAGCAGTTGGCCATCCACGGTCTGGATCACGGCGAACTGGTGATCCGGGACGAGGCCGTTCTGGAGCTGATCGACTTTTATACCCGGGAAGCCGGCGTACGCGGACTGGAGCGCGAGATTGCGGCCCTCTGCCGGGGTGCAGCCGCGAAAATCGCGGGCGGACACAGGGACAGCCTCGCTATCGGCGCCGAGGAGGTTTCCGGCTATCTGGGGCCCCAACGCTTCATTCCGGAGATGAAGACCCGAACCTGGGGGCCCGGACTGGCAACCGGCCTGGCCTGGACGCCGGTGGGCGGCGAGATCCTCTTCATCGAATCCTCCAAAATGCCGGGCAGTGGCCGGCTCAGCCTCACGGGCAAGCTGGGCGAGGTGATGAAGGAATCGGCCAACGCCGCCCTGACCTATATCCGCGCCCATGCGGAAATGCTGGGGCTGGATCCACACATGTTTGCGGACATCGACCTGCACGTCCACGTGCCGGAAGGGGCGATTCCAAAGGACGGCCCCTCGGCCGGGCTGGCCATGGTGGCCTCGCTCTACTCCGCGCTTTCGGGCGCCTCGGTGCGGCAGGATCTGGCCATGACCGGCGAAATCACGCTGCGGGGCGATATTCTGGCTGTGGGCGGTATCAGCGAAAAGGTACTGGCCGCCCTGCGCGCCGGGATCCGGGAATTGGTGCTGCCGCCGCCCAATGAAAAAGATGTGATGGAAATTCCCGCAGAAATTCGTAAAGATGTAACGTGTCACTATCTGCACACCATCAGGGAGGCTCTGGACATCCTGTTCACGGATGCGCCCTTTAAAACGGAGACGAAGTAA
- a CDS encoding ankyrin repeat domain-containing protein — translation MRETPDKAELIKMLLDAGANPGAAAAGNSAISLYIAALQNETESVRLLLKAGADVNARGGDREVTALHGVAIHGKPEMLRLLLDAGANPNLAGKSGTTPLALAVVAGNMENARLLLEAGADVNASSKGRTALMAAVREDDAQKAAALVRLLLAAGADINATDQGGRTALMLAAREAQPELVQTLLEAGANPKAQDKQGKTALDWALEGGNGKALAPLIQRTGVPANPGKVLSEAAAVGNEDIIKALLAAHVAADATAAGELWTPLVTAAFHCQIESIRLLLDAGANPNATSIAGRTALMEAASHCRAEAVKLLLQAGANPNAMDESHDTALMYAAQRGDPESVRLLLEAGADPNAMDEFHDTALIYAVQRGGPESVRLLLEAGANPNAMDESHDTALMYAVQWGTLESVRLLLAHGADANHQGRHGKTALDWALEKGRIEAAALLRAHQAK, via the coding sequence ATGCGGGAGACTCCGGACAAGGCGGAATTGATCAAAATGCTCTTGGATGCCGGGGCCAATCCCGGAGCGGCGGCAGCCGGGAACAGTGCCATTTCGCTCTATATCGCGGCCCTGCAGAACGAAACGGAGTCCGTCCGGCTGCTCCTGAAAGCCGGGGCGGACGTGAACGCTCGGGGCGGCGACCGGGAGGTCACGGCGCTGCACGGTGTGGCCATCCATGGTAAGCCGGAGATGCTCAGGCTGCTGCTGGATGCAGGCGCAAACCCCAATCTGGCAGGGAAATCGGGTACAACCCCGCTCGCTCTGGCCGTGGTGGCGGGCAATATGGAAAACGCCCGGCTGCTCCTCGAGGCAGGCGCTGATGTCAATGCATCCAGCAAGGGCCGTACCGCGCTGATGGCGGCAGTGCGCGAGGATGACGCGCAAAAGGCAGCGGCCCTTGTCCGCCTGCTGCTGGCTGCGGGGGCGGACATCAACGCGACGGATCAGGGCGGACGAACTGCGCTGATGCTGGCCGCAAGGGAGGCCCAGCCAGAGTTGGTTCAGACCTTGCTGGAGGCGGGCGCGAACCCGAAAGCCCAGGACAAGCAAGGTAAAACCGCGCTGGACTGGGCACTGGAAGGCGGAAACGGCAAAGCGCTGGCACCGCTTATTCAGCGAACCGGCGTGCCGGCCAATCCCGGCAAGGTGCTGAGCGAGGCGGCAGCCGTGGGCAACGAGGACATCATCAAAGCGCTTCTGGCCGCGCACGTGGCGGCGGACGCCACGGCGGCGGGTGAACTCTGGACCCCGCTCGTCACCGCTGCGTTCCACTGCCAGATCGAAAGCATCCGCCTGCTGCTGGATGCCGGGGCGAATCCCAACGCTACCAGCATCGCGGGCCGAACCGCGCTCATGGAAGCCGCTTCCCACTGCAGAGCCGAGGCCGTCAAACTGCTGTTGCAGGCGGGTGCGAACCCGAATGCAATGGACGAATCCCATGATACTGCCCTGATGTACGCCGCCCAGCGGGGCGACCCGGAAAGCGTGCGCCTGCTGCTGGAGGCGGGTGCGGACCCGAATGCAATGGACGAATTCCATGATACTGCCCTGATATACGCCGTCCAGCGGGGCGGCCCGGAAAGCGTGCGCCTGCTGCTGGAGGCGGGTGCGAACCCGAATGCAATGGACGAATCCCATGATACTGCCCTGATGTACGCCGTCCAGTGGGGCACCCTGGAGAGCGTGCGCCTGCTGCTGGCGCACGGCGCGGACGCCAATCACCAGGGCAGGCACGGCAAAACCGCGCTGGACTGGGCATTGGAAAAGGGCCGCATCGAGGCCGCCGCCCTGCTCCGCGCCCATCAAGCGAAATAA
- a CDS encoding DUF2339 domain-containing protein encodes MNIFLLLCLLGLGIAIFTKQKSGQQALREELELVQEELARLLRELRNLQAGGRAQAREPGRKPVAVPQAEAAPLAACRQSRGPVEAPAAPAAKAEPASSPQPATAMTAAAPDIAEAPFSREWADEAILVSSARPADTPDPSCEATEEPLLPNLADPAWDQAEPTQAPASNPAFQAETMAGDALPSPFLSALSELWSWLRLNPLLFGGLSVFLIGVAFALGYLVTHSYISPAMRLLAIGAGGAAMQALGWRLRGRNRLFGLSLIGGGGAALYFTLFAAYRLGILPPLTALLFMVVLVLESCGLALLTDAQLLAVVATAGAISAPLLIDTGSESFVALFGYYALLSAGAAALAAFRRWDLPVLFACAAVYGIGGFWGAQAYRPELLITAECFLVLFFAIFTAAHLLLAAHADEGDAAGAGNPGLARRFVHASLLCGVPLLSFTYHYWLVQDSGYAAALGALALAAVDLALFRALRERQGAAMRLTRDALLVMGLAFLVLAAPLALNAAWTTCTWALQGLAFLWLGLRQDRPFLRGLGYAMQVLAAGALAVDWPDAAAASRRACEGTLALSACGLLFFCHLGRSSLRAWEEKLLAFQECWALGFWLLAGADLLRFWWPGSEISQGYVNALLAFIAASCLIWVQIGFRLNWRILASTAAALPLVWLGTQIRHIPALLTMPALPLFPRLPQVPLAWADGGLFALPLAWAVFALSFGRSVWPEAPEKRSTFLIFALLSALGLVLLSLQNCLGRVYAPPLGAALLAALLWLLHRPAPCPACIPDWGIQPERFRSWAGGLLACCLAAWFVFLCGRFDRLSWPYIPLLYPLDLAQLLCIAGLYLWQRQEAALPESLRGLARPLFGLAAFALVNVVAARCVSAVTGCIYSPAPLLRSPALLTTLSLLWGGIALALMVLASHLYKNRRLWFAGLTLLALTLIKLVFLDMADQETLHRSISFLAVGLLMLVMGYFCPLPPRHEDGEEE; translated from the coding sequence ATGAACATTTTCCTCCTGCTGTGCCTCTTGGGACTGGGCATTGCGATCTTTACCAAGCAGAAATCCGGGCAACAGGCGCTCCGGGAAGAGCTGGAACTCGTGCAGGAAGAGCTGGCCCGGCTGCTTCGGGAACTGCGGAACCTGCAGGCAGGCGGCAGGGCGCAGGCCCGGGAGCCCGGGCGAAAGCCCGTTGCCGTGCCGCAGGCCGAAGCTGCTCCGCTGGCCGCTTGCCGGCAAAGCAGAGGGCCTGTCGAAGCGCCCGCTGCCCCTGCGGCGAAGGCGGAGCCCGCCAGCTCCCCACAGCCTGCCACCGCCATGACGGCGGCAGCGCCGGACATTGCGGAAGCGCCCTTCTCCCGGGAGTGGGCGGATGAGGCGATTCTGGTGAGCAGCGCCCGGCCGGCCGATACACCCGACCCGTCCTGCGAGGCCACAGAAGAGCCCCTGTTGCCGAATCTTGCCGATCCTGCCTGGGATCAGGCAGAGCCGACCCAGGCCCCGGCGTCCAATCCCGCGTTCCAGGCTGAAACAATGGCCGGCGACGCCCTGCCCTCGCCCTTCCTCTCCGCGCTCTCGGAACTCTGGTCCTGGCTGCGGCTCAATCCGCTGCTCTTTGGCGGCCTCTCGGTCTTTTTAATAGGCGTGGCCTTTGCCCTGGGCTATCTCGTGACCCACAGCTACATCAGCCCGGCCATGCGACTGCTTGCGATCGGCGCGGGCGGCGCGGCCATGCAGGCCCTGGGCTGGCGGCTGCGCGGCCGCAACCGGCTCTTCGGTCTGAGCCTCATCGGCGGCGGCGGCGCGGCCCTCTACTTCACCCTCTTTGCCGCATACCGGCTGGGGATTCTGCCGCCCCTGACAGCGCTCCTCTTCATGGTGGTGCTGGTGCTGGAAAGCTGCGGTCTGGCGCTCCTCACGGATGCGCAGCTTCTGGCCGTGGTGGCGACCGCGGGCGCGATCTCCGCTCCGCTTTTGATCGACACCGGAAGCGAAAGTTTCGTGGCGCTCTTTGGCTACTATGCGCTGTTAAGTGCCGGGGCGGCGGCTCTGGCCGCCTTTCGCCGCTGGGATCTGCCGGTGCTCTTCGCCTGTGCGGCGGTCTATGGCATCGGCGGTTTCTGGGGGGCGCAGGCCTACCGGCCTGAACTCCTGATCACGGCCGAATGCTTTCTTGTGCTCTTCTTTGCCATTTTCACCGCTGCCCATCTGCTCCTGGCCGCCCATGCGGACGAAGGGGACGCTGCTGGTGCCGGCAATCCCGGTCTGGCCCGACGCTTTGTCCACGCCTCGCTGCTCTGCGGCGTGCCGCTGCTGAGCTTCACCTACCACTACTGGCTGGTGCAGGACTCCGGGTATGCGGCCGCCCTGGGCGCGCTGGCGCTGGCGGCCGTGGATCTGGCCCTGTTCCGGGCTCTCCGGGAGCGGCAGGGCGCGGCCATGCGGCTCACCAGAGACGCCCTGCTGGTCATGGGACTGGCCTTTCTGGTGCTGGCCGCTCCCCTCGCCCTGAATGCCGCCTGGACAACCTGCACCTGGGCCCTGCAGGGTCTGGCCTTCCTCTGGCTGGGTCTGAGGCAGGACCGGCCCTTCCTGCGCGGGCTGGGCTATGCCATGCAGGTGCTGGCAGCAGGCGCACTCGCCGTGGACTGGCCGGATGCCGCCGCCGCGAGCCGCCGCGCCTGCGAAGGCACCCTGGCGCTGTCCGCCTGCGGCCTGCTCTTCTTCTGCCATCTGGGCCGAAGCAGCCTGCGCGCCTGGGAAGAAAAACTGCTCGCCTTCCAGGAATGCTGGGCGCTGGGCTTCTGGCTTCTGGCAGGCGCCGATCTGCTGCGCTTCTGGTGGCCCGGATCCGAGATCAGTCAGGGCTACGTCAACGCGCTTTTGGCCTTCATTGCCGCAAGCTGCCTGATCTGGGTGCAGATCGGCTTCCGGCTGAACTGGCGCATCCTGGCCAGCACCGCCGCTGCCCTGCCCCTGGTGTGGCTGGGCACACAGATCCGGCATATCCCGGCCCTGCTCACCATGCCTGCCCTGCCGCTCTTCCCGCGCCTCCCCCAGGTGCCCCTGGCCTGGGCGGATGGCGGTCTCTTCGCCCTGCCCCTGGCCTGGGCGGTCTTTGCCCTGTCCTTTGGCCGCAGCGTCTGGCCGGAAGCCCCGGAAAAGCGCAGCACCTTCCTCATCTTTGCCCTGCTCTCCGCGCTGGGTCTGGTGCTGCTCTCCCTGCAAAACTGCCTGGGCCGCGTCTATGCGCCGCCGCTCGGAGCCGCTCTTCTGGCGGCACTCCTGTGGCTCCTGCATCGCCCTGCCCCCTGCCCCGCCTGCATCCCGGATTGGGGGATCCAGCCGGAACGCTTCCGTTCCTGGGCAGGCGGGCTCCTGGCCTGCTGCCTGGCTGCATGGTTCGTGTTTTTGTGCGGCCGCTTTGACCGGCTCTCCTGGCCCTACATCCCGCTGCTGTATCCGCTCGATCTGGCGCAACTGCTCTGCATTGCCGGCCTCTACCTCTGGCAGCGGCAGGAGGCGGCCCTGCCGGAGTCTCTGCGTGGGCTGGCCCGGCCGCTCTTTGGCCTGGCGGCCTTTGCGCTGGTGAACGTCGTGGCGGCGCGCTGCGTCTCCGCGGTGACCGGCTGTATCTACAGTCCGGCTCCGCTCCTGCGCTCGCCCGCCTTGCTGACCACGCTCTCCCTGCTCTGGGGCGGCATTGCCCTGGCCCTCATGGTGCTGGCCTCCCACCTGTACAAAAACCGCCGCCTCTGGTTTGCCGGTCTGACGCTGCTGGCGCTCACGCTGATCAAGCTGGTCTTTCTGGACATGGCGGATCAGGAGACTCTGCACCGCAGCATCTCCTTCCTCGCCGTGGGCCTTTTGATGCTGGTCATGGGCTATTTCTGCCCCCTGCCGCCCAGGCATGAGGACGGGGAAGAGGAATAA
- a CDS encoding ankyrin repeat domain-containing protein: MNDADFLKLCACGKAAAIAQALADGANPKAMDEYGETALIKAAEGGAAESVRLLLAAGAEINAAAENGRTALAAAVAKGHAEIADLLLKAGADVNAKDRQGESPLFKAAGRGDAALIRLLLAAGAKPGLSAADGASALMLAVQLGRIEPSPESVRLLLNAGADVNAQDRQGNTALLFAAKYGQAAILRLLLAAGARVNLVNRRGDAPLPLAAAAGHTESVALLLAAGADPEATGRQAASALVLAAEPPWGEPLPALVRLLVAAGADLNAQDQKGESALMKAAKQGHAALVALLLAAGANRELRDKRGKTALSKAMKNRHMDVARLLLGRE, from the coding sequence ATGAATGATGCGGATTTTCTCAAACTCTGCGCCTGCGGCAAGGCTGCCGCCATTGCCCAGGCCCTGGCGGACGGCGCCAACCCGAAGGCCATGGACGAATACGGCGAAACCGCGCTCATAAAGGCTGCGGAGGGCGGCGCAGCAGAGAGCGTTCGGCTGCTTTTGGCGGCCGGCGCCGAGATCAACGCGGCGGCGGAAAACGGCCGGACCGCGCTGGCCGCGGCTGTCGCCAAAGGTCATGCGGAGATCGCAGACCTGCTCCTGAAAGCCGGGGCGGACGTGAACGCAAAGGACCGGCAGGGCGAAAGCCCGCTGTTCAAGGCAGCGGGCCGGGGCGATGCGGCCCTGATCAGGCTGCTGCTGGCCGCAGGCGCAAAGCCCGGCCTGAGCGCTGCGGACGGCGCCAGCGCCCTGATGCTGGCGGTCCAGTTGGGCCGGATCGAGCCCTCGCCGGAGAGCGTCCGGCTGCTCCTGAACGCAGGGGCCGATGTGAACGCCCAGGACCGGCAAGGCAACACTGCCCTGCTCTTTGCGGCAAAATACGGGCAGGCGGCAATCCTCCGCTTGCTCTTGGCGGCCGGGGCCAGGGTCAACCTGGTCAACAGGCGGGGCGACGCCCCCCTGCCGCTGGCAGCGGCAGCAGGGCATACGGAAAGCGTGGCCCTCCTGCTGGCTGCGGGCGCCGACCCGGAGGCCACCGGCAGGCAGGCGGCGAGCGCCCTGGTGCTGGCCGCTGAACCGCCCTGGGGCGAGCCCCTGCCGGCCCTTGTCCGGCTGCTGGTCGCTGCGGGCGCCGACCTGAACGCCCAGGATCAGAAGGGCGAAAGCGCTCTGATGAAAGCCGCAAAACAGGGGCATGCGGCCCTTGTGGCGCTGCTGCTGGCCGCAGGGGCCAACCGGGAGCTTCGGGACAAACGGGGCAAAACCGCCCTTTCCAAAGCCATGAAAAACAGGCATATGGACGTGGCGCGGCTCCTCCTGGGCAGGGAGTAG
- a CDS encoding ankyrin repeat domain-containing protein has protein sequence MQKLLTLFCVLASLLPAAPALAAMPDAEFLKLCEQDSPAAVAQALKDGANPNAADKDGETALLEAVTSARWRNAESVRLLLEASADVNFANRWGETALLEAAYYGQAGAIRALLQAGAAVNAADTQGTTALMYAASRGNTQVVRLLLEAGADVNFANRWGETALLEAACYGRAGAIRALLQAGADVNARDKDGKTPLLMAAYSSSQLNLRESMDPDCVPALLQAGADANAVDEQGRTARVLAEYAAFQGWLLDEKNPAAGWPKLLRDRESPQTRGQHWRRAAALWSKLLGLLSVGLVPTIAGLCLPLWAFLGALRLRGWPRRLLFLTLMTGAAFVLFWGALDFVWSDDDPHLEKAYTLNIVLLFGPVLLLALVNAILLFVRFLRWRRPPAGPSGPKAA, from the coding sequence ATGCAAAAACTTCTGACTCTTTTCTGCGTTCTGGCCTCTTTGCTGCCGGCTGCCCCTGCCCTCGCCGCCATGCCGGATGCGGAATTTCTCAAACTCTGCGAACAGGACAGTCCTGCCGCTGTGGCCCAGGCCCTGAAGGACGGCGCCAATCCGAACGCAGCGGACAAGGACGGCGAAACCGCGTTGCTGGAGGCCGTCACGAGCGCCCGGTGGCGCAATGCCGAATCCGTCCGGCTGCTGCTGGAAGCGAGTGCAGACGTGAACTTCGCCAACAGGTGGGGCGAAACCGCGTTGCTGGAGGCCGCCTACTACGGCCAGGCCGGCGCCATCCGGGCCCTGCTCCAGGCCGGGGCTGCGGTGAATGCGGCCGACACGCAGGGCACAACCGCGCTGATGTACGCGGCCTCCCGGGGCAATACCCAGGTCGTCCGCCTGCTGCTGGAAGCGGGTGCGGACGTGAACTTCGCCAACAGGTGGGGCGAAACCGCGTTACTGGAGGCCGCCTGCTACGGCCGGGCCGGCGCCATCCGGGCCCTGCTCCAGGCCGGGGCGGATGTCAACGCCCGGGACAAGGACGGCAAGACCCCGCTGCTCATGGCGGCGTACTCGAGTTCACAGTTGAACCTCAGAGAATCCATGGATCCGGACTGCGTGCCGGCGCTGCTGCAGGCAGGCGCGGATGCGAACGCGGTGGACGAACAGGGCCGTACCGCCCGGGTGCTGGCCGAGTACGCGGCCTTCCAGGGCTGGCTGCTGGATGAGAAGAACCCGGCCGCCGGGTGGCCCAAACTGCTGCGCGACCGGGAAAGCCCGCAGACCCGGGGGCAACACTGGCGGCGCGCGGCGGCACTCTGGAGCAAGTTGCTGGGCCTGCTGAGCGTGGGGCTCGTGCCCACGATAGCCGGGCTGTGCCTGCCGCTCTGGGCCTTTCTGGGTGCCCTTCGCCTGCGTGGCTGGCCGCGCCGCCTGCTCTTCCTCACGCTTATGACCGGGGCGGCGTTCGTGCTGTTCTGGGGCGCACTGGACTTTGTCTGGTCGGACGACGACCCCCACCTGGAAAAGGCGTACACGCTGAACATTGTCCTGCTCTTCGGCCCGGTTTTGCTGCTGGCCCTGGTGAACGCCATCCTCCTTTTCGTGCGCTTTCTGCGCTGGCGCCGCCCGCCCGCCGGCCCCTCCGGACCAAAGGCGGCCTGA